The following coding sequences lie in one Xanthomonas hyacinthi genomic window:
- a CDS encoding LysR family transcriptional regulator: protein MAESAHLLERLQAFLDVVAAGSFSAAARRRRVAVSSLSRSVEALERALGSQLLIRSPRALALTEAGRLLQARAGHLLGEFAGLRAELALLHGEVAGTLRLSCLPSFGRTQLMPLLAELSQRHPQLQFDLDLVERFDIPLRRRLDAVIRLGTDPAPAGALRLAPLRRVICASPAYLDAAGPVASVDALATHALLDKRHDDTVVSWRSLIDAAIALPRRRLRCDDLETLRLAALDGLGVACLPSWLVGEDLRQRRLRVLFDEPALPSGPAQWLWLVPSEQPMPARLARLAQLLRQAIGRPPRWDRGSG from the coding sequence ATGGCTGAGTCGGCGCACCTGCTGGAACGATTGCAGGCGTTCCTCGACGTGGTCGCGGCCGGCAGCTTTTCCGCCGCGGCGCGGCGGCGGCGGGTCGCGGTGTCGTCGCTGAGCCGCAGCGTCGAAGCGCTGGAGCGCGCATTGGGCAGCCAATTGCTGATCCGTTCCCCGCGCGCGCTGGCCCTGACCGAGGCCGGCCGGCTGCTGCAGGCGCGCGCCGGCCACCTGCTCGGCGAATTCGCCGGCCTGCGCGCCGAACTGGCCCTGCTGCACGGCGAGGTCGCCGGCACCTTGCGCCTGAGCTGCCTGCCCTCGTTCGGGCGCACCCAGCTGATGCCGCTGCTGGCCGAACTGTCGCAGCGGCACCCGCAGCTGCAGTTCGACCTGGACCTGGTCGAACGCTTCGACATCCCGCTGCGGCGGCGCCTGGACGCGGTGATCCGGCTCGGCACCGACCCCGCCCCGGCGGGCGCGCTGCGGCTGGCGCCGCTGCGGCGCGTGATCTGTGCCAGCCCGGCGTACCTGGACGCCGCCGGCCCGGTCGCCAGCGTGGACGCCTTGGCCACCCATGCCCTGCTGGACAAGCGCCACGACGATACCGTAGTCAGTTGGCGCAGCCTGATCGACGCGGCCATCGCCCTGCCGCGGCGGCGGCTGCGCTGCGACGACCTGGAGACGCTGCGCCTGGCCGCCCTCGACGGCCTGGGCGTGGCGTGCCTGCCGAGCTGGCTGGTGGGCGAAGACCTGCGCCAGCGCCGCCTGCGTGTGCTGTTCGACGAACCGGCGCTGCCGTCCGGCCCGGCGCAGTGGCTGTGGCTGGTGCCGAGCGAACAACCGATGCCGGCGCGACTGGCGCGGTTGGCGCAACTGCTGCGCCAGGCCATCGGCCGCCCGCCGCGCTGGGACCGCGGTTCGGGCTGA
- a CDS encoding MBL fold metallo-hydrolase has product MLASACQIARSPSHAASPQYRQGRFRNAVPAATSALGFFASLRLLWQFAFDKPAHTVPSLPLPVLPLTRVQLLDAPAHSLFRLGHSTVLMKLRSGFWLTDPVFSERASPFAFAGPRRFHAPPIALDALPPIAGVILSHNHYDHLDRATIGRLADRVGVFVTPLGVGDLLLRWGVDPAKVRQLDWWQSTTVAGVTLTATPSQHFSGRGLFDSGRSLWCSWAIQERALKVFFSGDSGYFDGFKAIGRRLGPFDLTLMETGAYDAQWPHVHMQPEQSLQAHLDVGGRTLLPIHNGTFDLALHAWHEPFERIVALAAAAAVPLATPRMGERVDLAAPAAGERWWRGLGEAPAAAR; this is encoded by the coding sequence GTGCTCGCCTCCGCCTGCCAGATCGCCCGTTCGCCGTCGCATGCGGCCTCGCCGCAATACCGCCAGGGACGCTTCCGCAACGCGGTGCCCGCCGCGACCAGCGCACTGGGCTTTTTCGCCAGCCTGCGCCTGCTGTGGCAGTTCGCGTTCGACAAGCCGGCGCACACGGTGCCGTCGCTGCCGCTGCCGGTGCTGCCGCTGACCCGTGTGCAATTGCTGGACGCGCCGGCGCACAGCCTGTTCCGGCTCGGCCACTCCACGGTGCTGATGAAGCTGCGCAGCGGTTTCTGGCTGACCGACCCGGTGTTCTCCGAGCGCGCCTCGCCGTTCGCGTTCGCCGGCCCCAGGCGCTTCCATGCGCCGCCGATCGCGCTGGACGCGTTGCCGCCGATCGCCGGGGTGATCCTGTCGCACAACCACTACGACCATCTGGACCGCGCCACCATCGGCCGCCTGGCCGATCGCGTCGGCGTGTTCGTGACGCCGCTGGGCGTGGGCGACCTGCTGCTGCGCTGGGGCGTGGACCCGGCCAAGGTGCGGCAGCTGGACTGGTGGCAATCGACCACCGTGGCCGGGGTGACGCTGACCGCGACGCCGTCGCAGCATTTCTCCGGCCGCGGGCTGTTCGACAGCGGCCGCTCGCTGTGGTGCTCGTGGGCGATCCAGGAGCGCGCGCTGAAGGTGTTTTTCAGCGGCGACAGCGGCTATTTCGACGGCTTCAAGGCGATCGGCCGGCGGCTGGGTCCGTTCGACCTGACCCTGATGGAAACCGGCGCCTACGACGCGCAGTGGCCGCACGTGCACATGCAGCCCGAACAGAGCCTGCAGGCGCACCTGGACGTGGGCGGGCGCACGCTGCTGCCGATCCACAACGGCACCTTCGACCTGGCCCTGCATGCCTGGCACGAGCCGTTCGAGCGCATCGTGGCGCTGGCCGCGGCGGCCGCGGTGCCGCTGGCGACGCCGCGCATGGGCGAGCGGGTGGACCTGGCCGCGCCTGCTGCCGGCGAGCGTTGGTGGCGCGGGTTGGGCGAGGCGCCTGCGGCGGCGCGATGA
- a CDS encoding alpha/beta hydrolase gives MSHRVVREEVAFDADGVALRGWLYRPAGVPAPAPVVVMSHGWSLVKEAYLDRYAQVFADAGLAVLVYDQRGFGDSDGLPRQEIDPWRQVEDCRHALTFAAACAGIDPARIGLWGTSYSGAHALQVAATDRRVKAVVAQVPGLAGYRNGLRRGSYERGEALQAAFAADRLAVLRGGDRARRPVVGAADALFPSEDAQAFFDAAAAIAPNWRNWTTLRSVEWSRGYEPAAFAAAVSPTPLLLIVARHDYISGTDFQLQAYAQALHPKRLVMLDGGHFAPYVEQFAASSQAAAAWFVEHLQASPG, from the coding sequence ATGTCGCATCGTGTTGTCCGTGAAGAGGTTGCGTTCGACGCCGATGGCGTGGCCCTGCGCGGCTGGCTGTATCGGCCGGCCGGCGTCCCGGCGCCCGCGCCGGTGGTGGTGATGTCGCACGGCTGGTCGCTGGTCAAGGAAGCTTATCTGGATCGTTATGCGCAGGTGTTCGCCGACGCCGGGTTGGCGGTGCTGGTCTACGACCAGCGCGGCTTCGGCGACAGCGACGGCCTGCCGCGCCAGGAGATCGATCCGTGGCGGCAGGTCGAGGACTGCCGCCATGCGCTCACCTTCGCCGCCGCGTGCGCGGGCATCGATCCGGCGCGGATCGGGTTGTGGGGCACCAGCTACAGCGGCGCGCACGCGCTGCAGGTGGCGGCCACCGACCGCCGGGTCAAGGCCGTGGTGGCGCAGGTGCCGGGACTGGCCGGCTACCGCAACGGACTGCGTCGCGGCAGCTACGAGCGCGGCGAGGCGTTGCAGGCCGCGTTCGCGGCCGACCGCCTGGCGGTGCTGCGCGGCGGCGATCGCGCGCGGCGGCCGGTGGTCGGGGCGGCCGACGCGCTGTTCCCGAGCGAGGACGCGCAGGCGTTCTTCGACGCGGCGGCGGCGATCGCGCCCAACTGGCGCAACTGGACCACGCTGCGCTCGGTGGAATGGAGCCGCGGCTACGAGCCGGCGGCGTTCGCCGCGGCGGTCAGCCCGACCCCGCTGCTGCTGATCGTGGCCCGCCACGACTACATCTCCGGCACCGACTTCCAGTTGCAGGCCTATGCGCAGGCACTGCATCCCAAGCGGCTGGTCATGCTCGACGGCGGCCACTTCGCGCCGTACGTGGAGCAGTTCGCCGCGTCCAGCCAGGCGGCCGCGGCGTGGTTCGTCGAACACCTGCAGGCGTCCCCGGGATAG
- the lepB gene encoding signal peptidase I, which yields MIPTDSVASRLHRAARWTRKELLPLAVMLLLLTAARSSFANRYVVPSGSMQPTLQPGDRVAVDMSAYGLRVPFTEWRVLERGTPQRGDVAVFDSPRDGTRLIKRVVAVAGDRVDMRDGHLSINGQPLQIGSDGDKELFGDRIAQLDLDAGGGPDLYDVRVPPGKLLVVGDHRGNSLDGRYFGFVAADSVYGKALVVDYRRGEGLEWSRL from the coding sequence ATGATCCCGACCGATTCCGTTGCCTCCCGCCTGCACCGCGCCGCGCGCTGGACACGCAAGGAACTGCTGCCGCTCGCGGTGATGCTGCTGTTGCTGACCGCCGCGCGTTCCTCCTTCGCCAATCGCTACGTGGTCCCGAGCGGCTCGATGCAGCCGACCCTGCAACCCGGCGACCGCGTCGCCGTGGACATGAGCGCCTACGGCCTGCGCGTGCCGTTCACCGAATGGCGCGTGCTCGAGCGCGGCACGCCGCAGCGCGGCGACGTGGCGGTGTTCGATTCCCCGCGCGACGGCACCCGCCTGATCAAGCGCGTGGTGGCGGTGGCCGGCGATCGGGTGGACATGCGCGATGGCCACCTGTCGATCAACGGCCAGCCGCTGCAGATCGGCAGCGACGGCGACAAGGAACTATTCGGCGATCGCATCGCCCAGCTGGACCTGGATGCCGGCGGCGGCCCGGACCTGTACGACGTGCGCGTGCCGCCCGGCAAGCTGCTGGTGGTCGGCGACCACCGCGGCAACAGCCTGGACGGCCGCTACTTCGGTTTCGTCGCCGCCGACAGCGTCTACGGCAAGGCGCTGGTGGTGGACTACCGCCGCGGCGAAGGCCTGGAGTGGTCGCGCCTGTAG